In Formosa haliotis, the sequence TACGCAGTATTTCCGGCTGTAAAGGAAGAGGATTTTACTACAATTCAGCAACATCCCCCTTACACAATCTTATCGAATACCACAGCTAAACAAGTGGTTCAATTCGGACCATATACTTCCGTAGTTTTTCATAAGCCTGGAAGCATAAACCTATCAGATTCTTTAAGGGTATCCTCTACTGTTCCTGCTATTTTATTATGCAAATTGGATGAAAACGGATTAGATATTTCTATGTGCGATCCTACTCAAAAATTAGACATGGGACAAATCGAAGTTTCTAGAACAACTAATACTAAAACCAAAACATCAACTCATAAAGTTGTTTTTCCAACAGGCACAGAAAAAGGAACTGCTGTTGTATTGAGTAAAATTTAAATCTGTATTTCTTTTCAAATACATGTTTTTCAACAAAAATTAAATAAGGTAAAGGAAAAAACACCTCCCTACATATATAATGCGCTTACTAAAGATAACTTAGAAAAAACCCAAACCGGTACCAATTAAAATAGCAGTGGTTTAAAAGCTTATACCATCCCCTACGCCTTACAACAGAATCTTGTTTTAGTTTGCTCTATACTCGCTAATTTTGTATTTTACAAAGGAAAACACAAAGTATAAAAACTGTTTTAGCCAATACCAACCATGCTCCATCTTAAACCAGAAAAAAATATAGCTTTTAATAGCGGTTAAATAAAAAACTGAATTATGAAAACAATGACCTGTAGGCAATTAGGTGGCGCTTGTAACATAGCTTTTCAAGCAGAAACGTTTCAAGAGATGGCTGAAAAAAGTCAGAAGCACGGAAGAGCGATGTTGGAACTTGGTGACAAACCTCATATAGATGCCATGGAAACCATGAGAAAAAAATCTGAAAACGAAATGAACACTTAGATGCAGGAGAAAAAAGACATGTTTTTAGCATTACCAGAAGACGACTAAAACAGTCCTTTAATAAAAATAGTAAGCCATTTACCTGCTTAGGTCCTAAATCTAATAAAAAGCGACGCTTTAAAAATTAATCTTAATGAATTCACTTTTTTATCGAAAATCGATTATTGCAATAACGGGGCTTTTCCTTTGTGTGTTTTTAATTGTACACCTCTCTGCAAATTGTATTTTATTATTACCCGAAGGTATTGCTAGAGATTTATACAATTCCTATTCTACAACCTTACGAGAAAGTACCTTTATAAAAATTATAGCTTATGCTTTATATGTGTCTATAATTTTTCATGCGTTTTATGCCTTATTAATAACCATACGAAATAGTAAAGCGAAACCTCAAAAATATGTAGTTAATAACAGCAATGCCAATAGCAGTTGGGCCTCTCAAAATATGGGCTTACTTGGTATCGCTATATTGCTATTTATCATCGTGCATTTAGCAAATTTCTGGGCGCGTATTAAACTGGGTATGGGAGAAGAAGTTTCGCTAGATCCTATGGGCAATAAAGATGTTTACGAGGTAACCTATACATTATTTCATAACATCTACTTTGTATTGTTCTATTCGTTACTTGCAATTCCGCTTGCCTTGCATTTACATCATGGTTTACAAAGTGCCTTTAAAACCTTAGGATTTTACAATAAAACAGGTTTAAAAATTCTAGCAAAAGTCTCCTTAATTTATGCTGTAATAATGGGAGTTGGTTTTGGTATTATTCCTTTAGTAATGTATTTCAAATAATAAAAAGATGACATTAGATTCAAAAATTCCAGAAGGAAAACTCGAAGATAAATGGCGTAACTATCAAGTTCGGTCGCAATTAATTAATCCTGCCAACAAGAAAAAACTTAATATAATTGTTGTAGGCTCTGGATTAGCTGGAGGTGCAGCAGCAGCTACACTTGCCGAATCAGGTTACGATGTTAAGTGTTTTTGTTATCAAGATTCTGCTAGACGTGCTCATTCTGTTGCGGCACAAGGCGGAATAAACGCTGCTAAAAACTATCAACATGATGGCGATAGTATTTACCGATTATTTTACGATACATTAAAAGGAGGTGATTTTAGATCGCGGGAAGCTAACACCTACCGCTTGGCAGAATTATCTGCTCCGCTTATAGATCATTTTGTGCAACAAGGGGTTCCATTTGCCCGAGAATATGGTGGCACCTTAGTGAATCGCAGTTTTGGTGGTGTACAAGTACAACGTACCTTTTATGCCCGCGGACAAACCGGTCAGCAATTACTTTTAGCCACCTATTCGCAATTATATAAAATGGTTCAGGCAAAAAAAGTAGAGATGTTTCCGCGTAGCGAAATGTTAGATTTAGTTGTTATTGATGGTAAAGCAAAAGGCATCATTGTAAGAGATTTAGTTACAGGCGAACTAAAACGGTATGCAGCAGACGCTGTTGTTTTAGCAACTGGAGGTTATTCTCGCGTATTTAGACTGTCTACTTTAGCTATTGGTTGCAATGGGAGTGCCTTATGGAAAGCGCATAAAAAAGGAGCTTTGTTTGCCGCACCAAGTTTTACCCAAATTCATCCTACAGCGTTACCACAAACTAGCGACGCCCAATCTAAACTAACGCTAATGTCTGAATCGCTTCGTAATGATGGTCGTATATGGGTGCCTAAACAGCAAGCCGACAAACGAAAAGCGCATGACATTCCCGAAGAAGAACGCGACTATTATTTAGAACGACGCTATCCGAGTTATGGCAATTTAGCTCCTAGAGATATTGCTTCTCGGGCCGCTAAAGAACGAATAGATGCAGGGTTTGGCGTAGGAAATTTAAAAAACGCGGTGTATCTAGATTTCAAATATGCCATTAACAAATTTGGATTAGAAACCATAAAGGATCGCTATGGCAACTTGTTTTCCATGTATAAAAAAATTACAGGAATTGATGCTTATAAAGAACCCATGCAAATTTCGCCCGCAGCTCATTTCTCTATGGGCGGTCTGTGGGTAGATTATGAATTAATGACAACCATTCCCGGTTTATACGCTATAGGCGAGTGTAATTTCTCGGACCATGGCGCAAATCGATTAGGCGCAAATTCTTTATTACAAGCAAGCATAGACGGGTATTTTATTTTACCAAATACCATAAATAATTATTTAGCAACAGAAGTTCAAAAAGAAACTCCTACTATAAATCATCCTGAA encodes:
- a CDS encoding fumarate reductase/succinate dehydrogenase flavoprotein subunit — protein: MTLDSKIPEGKLEDKWRNYQVRSQLINPANKKKLNIIVVGSGLAGGAAAATLAESGYDVKCFCYQDSARRAHSVAAQGGINAAKNYQHDGDSIYRLFYDTLKGGDFRSREANTYRLAELSAPLIDHFVQQGVPFAREYGGTLVNRSFGGVQVQRTFYARGQTGQQLLLATYSQLYKMVQAKKVEMFPRSEMLDLVVIDGKAKGIIVRDLVTGELKRYAADAVVLATGGYSRVFRLSTLAIGCNGSALWKAHKKGALFAAPSFTQIHPTALPQTSDAQSKLTLMSESLRNDGRIWVPKQQADKRKAHDIPEEERDYYLERRYPSYGNLAPRDIASRAAKERIDAGFGVGNLKNAVYLDFKYAINKFGLETIKDRYGNLFSMYKKITGIDAYKEPMQISPAAHFSMGGLWVDYELMTTIPGLYAIGECNFSDHGANRLGANSLLQASIDGYFILPNTINNYLATEVQKETPTINHPEFIKSEADTKAHIDRILAINGSKTVDHFHRVLGKVMWQECAMSRNKLGLEKAISEIKTIKDEFWNDVKVTGTDKELNTELEKALRVADFIELGILMCKDALEREESCGAHFREEYQTEDGEAVRKDEHFSYVSVWQYDKGDFKLHKEILEFEFVKPTVRSYK
- a CDS encoding succinate dehydrogenase cytochrome b subunit, with protein sequence MNSLFYRKSIIAITGLFLCVFLIVHLSANCILLLPEGIARDLYNSYSTTLRESTFIKIIAYALYVSIIFHAFYALLITIRNSKAKPQKYVVNNSNANSSWASQNMGLLGIAILLFIIVHLANFWARIKLGMGEEVSLDPMGNKDVYEVTYTLFHNIYFVLFYSLLAIPLALHLHHGLQSAFKTLGFYNKTGLKILAKVSLIYAVIMGVGFGIIPLVMYFK